Within the Debaryomyces hansenii CBS767 chromosome E complete sequence genome, the region atcttctttgTACGACAAACTAGATAGTAACTTTTCAACACTCTCCAAGTTAAGATTACCATCGCAAGTTATGTAATCCCGTAGTTTCGGTAACATTCTCTTCCAGCAATTAACAAGTATATCAATACCATTATCTCTAACATCTAAACTTGGCAAATGAGGTAAGAAATCATTACCAACAAAGAAACACATGAACACCCAATCATCAATTGCTCTTTCTAAATCAAATGGAAAAGATAAATGTGGgttatataattcaatttccaAATACTCTCTCAATACATTAACGTGTAGCCACAAGAAAGGTTTCTTCGCATCTTGTTCCGCTATGGAATCTTTTTGATCTTGAGTCATCAGAAGCTGATCGGATATTCTCATCTGTCTTGATTGATTGGCGAAGACGTCTTCTCTTAAAACCCTAAAATGTGGTTCATGAGTTGCCAACCccaagaaaattaaatcagCATCCAACCCATAGATACAATGCTTCGTATTTGGATCATATTCTGGATCCAGCCTTTGCAGTCTTATGAAACTCATAAGTTTGTGTTCACCTTCACCAGGAACGGTTGCATCACTAATAATGACTTGCAAATTTGCCCAGCCGGGATCTGTTGCTAATTTATAGGCTACCCAGTATCTTAATGCTTGTGCTAAGCTATCCATAAACGGTGTGCCCGGGGTAATAGCATTGGAATCCCATGATTTTTTACCTTTGATTGCATCATCGATCAGTTCACCTCTCGATTCCCGCTCTCTAATTTGGCGTTCTTTTTCTTCGTGTGCAATTTTCGCATCTTGTGCGGATCTAAATCTTCTTGATCTTTGTTGGTTCATTTTAGCTCTTGGTGCAACCCCATCAACAGCGATCATTAAAACTTTTCGAGGTCTTGCCATCAATAACACTCTATCAGTATATTTAAAAACATCCAAAAACATTTCGTCTTCTGTCTCTGGTGGAAGTTTGTGTTCAGGATGGGAACAGGGATGAACAATCCCATTCATAtctaaatataaattgtCTAACTCACCATTTGGATTTGGATCGCTGAATTGCGCTGCACCAATTTCTTGCGTGACATCGTCTTCCACAACAGGTGATATAATCTTTGGGTATTTACGAGATAGCCATCTAAATAATGCTGGAACACccatattattattattactttattattattagcttattatagtaataaatattaaaattgtGATGGTCTACTTCGGTAGATGAGtatttttttgatattgttgATGTTTATATACAGTACACTTATAAGAGAAACAACCACTGTAAAAATATAGATGATAAGATATtaaaatttataatgaataaaGTATATACGACACTAGTTCTATAGtctatttattttcttgtgtcttaatttgaatcatttcTGGATCGTTCTCTGTTAATTTATCAGAattataaagaattatacCATTATCTTTGGCATGTTTTTTCTCAGTTCTCTTGTagaaatataaaacaaCGAACGTCCACAAGCATAACAGAAAGGCGCAGCATGCCGTAAAAGTAAAACCCTTTAAATATCTTGGTGCCTCTACTGTTTTCCAAACGATAACAGACATCCAAGCCGTTGATGCCTGAGCAAGGATATTCATTGATACCAAAATAACAGCCCTCTTACGAGCATCCCTACGACAAATGTCATTCTGCCACGAATATAATACAGGCGCCATTGCCCAGCCGAAATATTGTAAGCACCATGCAAACCATTTAGTTCGTTCGGGAACATTCCAAACCGCAAGGATAATATTTCCAGTAAGGTTAAAAACCtgtgaaaaaattattgccAGCCAACGACTGTGAAATAAATCAGCATAACAACATGTCAATAGAAGCCATACAAGACCTAACCCTGGAGTTAATGATGTCATACGTTGTTTTGTTCCCTCTCCATATCTATCCAAGGAATTTATCCATAACGTATACGCACCAGAACTCCCGTTATTGTTATTCCAACAAAACATATTCCACAAACTTAATACGTATATTTCCCAAGACGAAAGAATCGACTTCCAAAGGCCTAAATCGAACAAATCAGATACATTTTTCTTTGGGTTGACCTCTGTCTTATTTTCCTTCAAACGACTTCTAGCTAATCTGATCTCGTCGTCTGTTAAAAAGATAGAGTAACATTCAGAAGGCGTACCAGGAAGCAAATAAAATCCAATTACTCCTACTGCTATTGATACTATACCATCAACAATGAAAATCCATTGCCAAGCAGCTAATCCATTTTTACCATTAAGGGAATCCTCAATGGCACCTGATAATAATCCAGAGGTTAAAAGTCCTAAGTATTGtccaaaataataaaccaTTGATCTTCTGGcaatttcatcaacttTGTACCACGAACCAAATAGGTATTGATATGCTAAGTAGGAGGGTGCTTCAAAAGCACCAATAAAGAATCTTATAGCTTTCAACCCCTTGACATTACCGGAACGAAACAAGCAAACAGTCAAAATAGACCAGCAAATATCTAATGAAGGTAATACAAAATTCAAAGGGGCTGCATATAACAAATACATAAACGGAATTTGGAACACGATATTACCAACATTAAACATTACTTGAGTATTAACCAAATCATTTCCTTTCATACCAAGACCCTTGTCCATTCCACCTATATAGGCATTATTAAGATTAGTCTgatccaaatatttgacCCAGTAAGCCATTAATGAGTAGAATGTCAATAATATGTCAAGCTTCATAATCAATTTCCTTTCAGCTGGAGTGTCTGTCTCATTAAACCACTTATACCACTTATGTTTAGAACGGTCATTTTTATTGACTCTGTATTCATACTCGTCAAAGAATTTCCACCATTTACGATTTTTCTCATCACGGTATTCTATTTCTACGTCATTTCTGTCTAGATTCTTTTCCGAGCTATGATTATCTGTCGAGACAGATTTTTTCTCGTCAATCTCGCCATTCTCTTCCACGATAactatttcatcaatactGTTGTCATTCGAATCTCCGAATTCCTCAACTATTCTCTTCCTGGGTATAAAACCCCATTTAAGCCTCTTCATAGGGTTGATTACGAAACTCATTTGCACCttttaaaatttaaaaatccTAAAGCTAAATTCTAGTATTTtacaaaaaaataagatATATGAGTGTAGGGATCTctttaatcaaatattcatatgTATTACGGGGATATAGTGGTCTTATATAAAAGGTATGGCGTCGTTctaatttatttgcaacAATCGCCCCgagaaaatattgaaaatgtaaTTTCACGTGATAGGTACGGCGAAGGTCTACTTAAAACACTATATACAAGattaaaaaataaaacCGTTGGGCTAACTGACCATAAAGCTAACGTTAGTATAGAAGTCTAGCATTGGATTTTCTCCTTTTTTGGTACTTGTAATGTCAGTATCAGCCCAATGTTCTAGAAAATCATGATGCAGTTCTACTCTTGGAACTTTACCAGTGACCTGCTTGTATAAATCTCCAGCCACTCCAAAGTCCGTAGGGAACATTATGTCAAAATAACCTTGATAGCACATGTATGTAGTTATGTCGACCAT harbors:
- a CDS encoding DEHA2E18920p (similar to uniprot|P39709 Saccharomyces cerevisiae YAL067C SEO1 Putative permease member of the allantoate transporter subfamily of the major facilitator superfamily); the protein is MSFVINPMKRLKWGFIPRKRIVEEFGDSNDNSIDEIVIVEENGEIDEKKSVSTDNHSSEKNLDRNDVEIEYRDEKNRKWWKFFDEYEYRVNKNDRSKHKWYKWFNETDTPAERKLIMKLDILLTFYSLMAYWVKYLDQTNLNNAYIGGMDKGLGMKGNDLVNTQVMFNVGNIVFQIPFMYLLYAAPLNFVLPSLDICWSILTVCLFRSGNVKGLKAIRFFIGAFEAPSYLAYQYLFGSWYKVDEIARRSMVYYFGQYLGLLTSGLLSGAIEDSLNGKNGLAAWQWIFIVDGIVSIAVGVIGFYLLPGTPSECYSIFLTDDEIRLARSRLKENKTEVNPKKNVSDLFDLGLWKSILSSWEIYVLSLWNMFCWNNNNGSSGAYTLWINSLDRYGEGTKQRMTSLTPGLGLVWLLLTCCYADLFHSRWSAIIFSQVFNLTGNIILAVWNVPERTKWFAWCLQYFGWAMAPVLYSWQNDICRRDARKRAVILVSMNILAQASTAWMSVIVWKTVEAPRYLKGFTFTACCAFSLCLWTFVVLYFYKRTEKKHAKDNGIILYNSDKLTENDPEMIQIKTQENK